The DNA window CATTTCTTAAAGATAAAGCTCTTGCTCTGCATCCTCCACAGTTATATATATATTCACATTTCCCGCATTTTCCCTTATATAAGTCATAGTTTCTAAGCTTATTAAACAACTCTGATTCTTGCCATATTACAGTAAAATTATAACTGTTTTTTCTTAAATCACCTGCTTCTTCCTCCATAAAGCCACATATCTGGACTTTTCCAGTATGAGAAATAAAGTAGAAACTCTTTCCACCTAAACAGCCTTTTGATAATGGACTTTTCAGTTCACTTACTTTTTCATTTTGTAATATTATTCTGTTAAACATCGGAGCACATGTAGGATGAAAAAACATCCCGCTCTCTTTTTTCTTTTTATATATCCAATTTAAAACCTCTTCATATTGATCAGGCGAAATTTCTTGTTCTTTCATACTTTTTCCCCTTCCTACAGGGACTAGAAGAAAAGGATGAAAAGCTTTCGCTCCTAAATCAACAGCTAATTTATGAATATCGCTCAATTCTGAGATGTTATTTTTATGAACGGTGGTATTAATTTGGAAATCCAACCCATTTTCTTTAGCACATTTCGCTGCTTTTACAACTCTATCAAATGCACCTTTTTTACCTCTCAACTTGTCGTGAGTATCTGAATTAGCCCCATCAATGCTCAAGCTTATAGTTTTAATTCCGGATTTTTTAATTTTATCAACAGAATCTATATCGAGCATATAACCACAAGGGGCCATAACCATTTTAAGTCCCAACATATTTCCATAAGCTGCTATCTCATAAATATCTTCTCTGAGCATTGGTTCTCCACCAGTTAATATAACAATAGGTTTATTGAGAGTAGATATATTCTCAAGTATTTTACATATCTCTTTAAAACTTAATTCATCATCAAATTTTTCTTTAGAGGCTCCTGCTCTACAATGACTACAATTCAAGTAGCAAGAACGTGTTACTTCAAAGGCTATTATTCTGGGAAGATACTCTGGCCTTTCTGCATTATTCTCCATATGCAATCTCCTTATCTGTCAAATAGCATGCGGGATCTTCACCCCAAATGTCACCATTCTTTACTGACGCTCTAACTCTAAAGTTTCCATTACATACATTAAGCCATTTACACTTAGAACATCTTCCTTTTAAATATTGTTTTCGATTTCTTAATTTTTTCATTCGTGGTTCTGTTTCATCTTTCCATATTTCACTAAAAGATTTTTTCTTTATATTCCCAAAGGAATAATCTCTCCAAAATTGATCTGCATAAACTTCTCCATCCCAGGATACACAACCAATTTTTATTCCAGAATTATTTCCTCCATTTAATTTTAAAAGTTCAAAAACTTTATCCGCTTTTGCTTGATTTTCTTCTTTCATTCTTAGATATAGATATACACCGTCAGCATGATTATCAACAGTTAGTACTTCTGTTTTTAGATTATTATCATGCAATTCTTTGGTTTTATTTATTATTGTATCCACAACTATTCTTGTTTCATTATGAGTTAAATCTTCATCAATAATATCTTTTCCTTTTCCTGAATAAACTAAATGATAGAAGCAGATTCTAGGGATTTTTTTTCTAGCAACCAAATCAAACATTTCAGGTATTTCCTTTGAATTTTTGTTGGTTATTGTAAATCTAAAACCTACCTTAATCCCCAACTCTAAACAATTATCAACACCCTGCATAGCTAGATCAAATGCATTTTCATTATTCCTAAATTCATTGTGCGTTGCTCTTAAGCCATCCATACTAATCCCTACATAAGACACACCTATATTTTTTATCTTTTCAGCAACTTCCTTTGTTATCAAAGTCCCGTTTGTAGAGATAACAACTCTCATATTCAACTTTTTTGCATACTCCATCAACTCAAAAATATCACTTCTATATAGCGGCTCTCCTCCTGAAAATAAAACAACAGGAACTCCATAGGTTGAAAGATCTTCTAGAAGCGCTTTACCTTCTTCTGTAGACAATTCATTAAAATCAGTTTTTTTATTTGATTCTGAGTAACAGTGAATACAATTTAAATTACATTGTTTAGTAACATTCCAGACTACAACGGG is part of the uncultured Ilyobacter sp. genome and encodes:
- a CDS encoding radical SAM protein, with the protein product MENNAERPEYLPRIIAFEVTRSCYLNCSHCRAGASKEKFDDELSFKEICKILENISTLNKPIVILTGGEPMLREDIYEIAAYGNMLGLKMVMAPCGYMLDIDSVDKIKKSGIKTISLSIDGANSDTHDKLRGKKGAFDRVVKAAKCAKENGLDFQINTTVHKNNISELSDIHKLAVDLGAKAFHPFLLVPVGRGKSMKEQEISPDQYEEVLNWIYKKKKESGMFFHPTCAPMFNRIILQNEKVSELKSPLSKGCLGGKSFYFISHTGKVQICGFMEEEAGDLRKNSYNFTVIWQESELFNKLRNYDLYKGKCGKCEYIYNCGGCRARALSLRNDYLEAEPMCIYIPERG
- a CDS encoding radical SAM protein — translated: MVDVKYYRNRKELIMIGISKLYCDQIEPSDVLRYHSNKSTPSKLLQFSKDKKPVVVWNVTKQCNLNCIHCYSESNKKTDFNELSTEEGKALLEDLSTYGVPVVLFSGGEPLYRSDIFELMEYAKKLNMRVVISTNGTLITKEVAEKIKNIGVSYVGISMDGLRATHNEFRNNENAFDLAMQGVDNCLELGIKVGFRFTITNKNSKEIPEMFDLVARKKIPRICFYHLVYSGKGKDIIDEDLTHNETRIVVDTIINKTKELHDNNLKTEVLTVDNHADGVYLYLRMKEENQAKADKVFELLKLNGGNNSGIKIGCVSWDGEVYADQFWRDYSFGNIKKKSFSEIWKDETEPRMKKLRNRKQYLKGRCSKCKWLNVCNGNFRVRASVKNGDIWGEDPACYLTDKEIAYGE